One Pseudobacteroides sp. genomic window, CTTATCAATTATATTGTCATCAACTAGAAAATTCTGCCCTAAAGACTTGGTAAGCCGTATGTCATATTTATTAATCAATTCTTTTGTTATTTGTCGCATTATTATTTTCCCCGTTAAATTTAAAAGTAACGGTTATCCGAATCCTTTCAGGTATCCGAATAACCGTCCAAATTTTTGTCCCTTATTTATTAACAGATAACAAACTTTCTATTTACTTTAGAACACCTCTTATGTTAAATGAAATAAAAGCTTCTTATTCTGTTATCCTTTCTTTGACTACTTCTAAAATTTGACTACTCCGATAATATATAAACTTTAACTCTTTTACAACCCCACTTATTAACATACGATTGACTATCAAAATACAAATCAATGAGGTCGCCTTTTATTGCACTTCCTATATCGGCTGCAACCGCATACCCGTAATCCGGAGTATTACCTGCAACCTCTACGTATACCTTGGTACCTAGGGGTATAACCCTGGGATCTACTGCTATTATTCCTTTTCTTGCTCTTACTCCCGTATAAGTAATACCAAACTCAGGATGGCCCGGATGTTTACCCGTATCTGCATATGAAGCAGTATACGCAGTAGCCCTCATATTAAGAACCTTCTCATATCTTAAAAAATCTCCCCTAGATGTCTTGTAGCCTAACGCAGTCCCATGTTCAACAATTTTGTCTACAGGATTAAGTGCTACACTTTCCTTAAGAAGAGTCCTTTGAACTTCCTTTCCATCCTCTGTAACCACTTTGTAAATCTTTTCTTTCTTACCTTCGCTGCCCTCTCTCACAGATCTTTTAATTCCATGTTTGAGTTTTGGGTTATCCTTGCTGATTGTCTTATACGGAATAGGTATTTCCTCACTTACGATCTCTTCTTTTACTCTTACAATACTGAACTTCATATCCTTCGTTATCTTATCATTTAGCTTTGCTCCTTCAACCTTATCCATAGCATTAACAGATATGGACTTTTTTGCAAGAGCATCTTTAACGGTTTGGGCAGTAGTCATAAATTTTTGCTGCCGTCCGCCAACTACTACATTAATTGGTACAGCTCTTTTTATATGTATTTCATTTATGCTTTTCTTTTGTAATTTGGTCTCCGGCTTCACATTGGTATAATCGTCGGGGCTCAACTTTATGCCAACCTGGTCCAGAGCATCGCCTACTGTAGATTTTATAGTCTTTATTACGATTTTCCTTCCATCATCATAGATTATTACTTCTTTTTTCATATTGAAGTATAACCCGACTCCGGCCAATACAGAGATCACAACAGCTAATAATCCAATTGTAAACTTGTTCCATGAAAAATACCTTTTAATATTTCTCGCAAGCGGTAACATGAGATCACCTCCTGTTAAAATATTAATAAGGGACTTAAATATTTTAATTCAATACGCTTATTTTGTCAAATTTTAGTCCATTTTTTACCGCCTGATACTATTATACCCATATAGACTGAAATTATACATATACATTGACATATTTAAATTGGATTATGATGGTGTCGCTTCATTTATTAGCCTTTGCTTGATTAGATTAACTCTAGAACTGTGCATATGTCCCATACATATTTGGTGATACATCTGCACCATAATTCATCATATTCGGACTTACTACAGGGCTGAGATTTGGGTTCATATATGGACTTACTTGAGGTTGATTGGCCGGAAACTGCTCCATAGGAATTTGACCTATAGGCATATTGTTTAATGGCATTTGATTCATCGGCATATTGCTTATCGGCAGCTGGTTCATTGGCATTTGATTCATCGGCATATTGCTCATTGGCAGCTGATTCATCGGCATATTGTTAATCGGCATTTGATTCATAGGATACATACCCATATTTGGTTGGCCCATTAGGCCAATATCATTTAACATCGGACATTGCATATTCATTAAAATTGGACAGCACATCATTGGCATCTGCATATTCATCGGCATTTGCATATCCATTGGCATCTGCATATTCATCGGCATCTGCATATCCATCGGCATCTGCATATCCATTGGCATCTGCATATCCATTGGCATCTCATGATTATGCATACAATCTTTACAGCCTTCATTATGGACAGGCATTTCACTCTTCATGCCCTTATCTTTATTTTCCTTCATATCCTTACTCATTGTATAATTCCTCCAAAATACACATGAATGTTTTCATTACCATTATATGACCAGTGTATAAATTGGTGATGAATTATTATGTAAAGATATTTTTACAAAACATCTTTTATATCGGAAATTATCCAGTTATCCTCGTACAGTCCTATAATAAAGTATCTCTTATTGATACCATCTGAAAACTTAACACTAATTGCATCAGGTACCTTCTTTACTTCTATATGTGCTTCCAATACTATACTTCCTTTTAAGTCTGAAGGCAGTTCTCCATTATATAAATCTATGGATTTCCATTTAAATGATTGGATTTTATTCTTAAAACTTTCTGAAAAATCAGATAGCGTTTTTGCTTCTTCCTGAGTTGGCCTTCGCGGATACTGCAACTTGAATGCATCGTCATACTTGCCGCTGTCTATAGCCTCCGTCCATCTCTTTACAACATCCTTCATATCAGTTAAATCAGATTGCAGAAGAAGCTTTCTAATTACATGGTTCCGCTCCTCAATTTCTGCCACTTGTAACTGCTTATCCTGCTCTGCCTTTGAAGTATTATCCTTAAGAGTATTAACCTGTTTGCTTAAATTTTCTATGGTTTCATTTCTTTGGGACAGCTGAAGCATAAAATTATTATATTCGCTCTCTCGAGCATTCTTATCTACCGCTTGGTCTTCCTTTAAAGATTCTACCTGCTCTTTATACCTTTCAACCTCTTCCCCGCTTACCCAAAGAAAATAGTTAAACAAAACAAATATGGTAAGTATCAGACCACTAACCAGAATCAAAACAAACTTTTTCATAGCCCACCCCCGGTATAATTACCCTCATTAACTACATTATATACCAAATAGCCGTCTTGCATTATTAAGTGTCTCAGATGCTATAGTCTCAAAATCAAGACCTTTAATTTCTGCTATCTTTTCGGCAACAAGACGAACATTTCTTGAATCATTTCGTTTTCCACGAAGCGGCTCAGGGCTGAGATAAGGACTGTCAGTCTCTATCAGCATTCTATCCATCGGGACATATTGCAAAACATCTATGGCTTTCTTTGCATTCTTGAAGGTAACAGGCCCACCGAAAGATAAGAAAAATCCCATGTCAAGGAGTATTTTAGCCATTTCCCTGCTTCCGGAAAAGCAGTGCATAACCCCTCCGACCTGTGAGATCTTACTTTCTTTCATAATATTAATTATATCTTCGTGAGCATCCCTGTCATGAATTATTACAGGCATCGAAAGCTCTATCGCAAGCTCCAACTGCCTTTTAAACCAATACTTCTGTACATCCTTAGGACTGTAATCATAATAGTAATCAAGACCGATTTCACCAATAGCGACGACTTTAGGGCTCCTGACCATCTCAGTAATCCGTGCTATTGTGCTTTCATCCATAGTACTTGCACTGTGTGGATGAACGCCAACAGCTGCATATACAAAGTCAAATTTTTGGGCCAGGTCCATGCTTGTAAGGGAAGTATCAATATCGGAAGCTGCGTTTAAAATATATGATACTCCCTCTTCGTAAGCTTTCTTTATAATATCGTCTCTATCATCCTGAAATTTCTCGTCATCATAATGTGCATGGGAGTCAAAAAGCATATCTACCTCGTTTAGATTTATTTTACCTTGGCACCGCTACCGATTTCCTTATCTATAGCAGCCAAAACCAGTGACTTGTCATCTGAGGCCGCAAGTATCATACCTTGGGACTCAATCCCCCTAAGTTTAACAGGTTTTAGGTTTGCAACAAGAATTACATACTTGCCTACCATTTCATCAGGTGAATAGTGTTTGGCAATACCCGATACCACTTGCCTTACTTCCTCTCCCATTTCAAGCTTCAGTTTGAGGAGCTTATCTGCCCCTTCAACCCTTTCTGCTTTTAAAACCTTTGCAACCCTCAAGTCCACCTTTGCAAAATCGTCTATAGTAATGTAGCTATTTTCATCAGGAGCCTTTTCGTCACTTTTTGATTCAGTGTTTGTTGCTGCCATTTTTTCCAATTCTTCAAGCTCTTTTTTAATATCTATTCTTGGAAAAATTACATCTCCCTTATTTACTTTAGTCCCTCCAGGGTACTTACCCCAAGTTTTTGAACTATCCCAATCCAATATGTGGGTACTGCCCATTATACCCAGTTGGTTCCATATCTTTTCAGGTGTCTCAGGCATAAACGGCTGTATCAGAACTGAAATTATCCTCAAGCTCTCCGCCAGATTGTACATTACCGCAGCAAGTCTCTTATTGTTTGCTTCGTCCTTTGCTAAAACCCAAGGCATGGTCTCGTCTATATACTTGTTAACCCTGGAAATGGTTTTCCAAATTTCTGTTAGGGCTGTATTGTACTGCAGCTTATCCAAAAGCTCCTCAACCTTTTCAGGTGTAGCCATAACAGTGCCCTTAAGGTCTTCGTCAAATTCACCATCCTGATACTCAGAAGGCATTACTCCTCCAAAGTACTTATCTATCATTGCCACTGTCCTGCTTACAAGATTCCCTAGGTCATTAGCCAAATCGGAATTTATCCTATTTATAAGTGCCTCATTTGAGAATACACCATCAGAGCCAAACGGCACTTCTCTTAACAGAAAATACCTGATTGCATCCAAGCCGTACTTTTCAATGAGCACCACAGGATCTACAACATTTCCCTTGGATTTGGACATCTTCCCGCCCTCCAATAAGAGCCATCCATGTCCGTATATTTGTTTGGGCAATGGCTCTCCAAGTGCCATCAGCATTGCAGGCCATATTATTGTATGGAAGCGAACGATTTCCTTACCAACAAGGTGCACATCTGCAGGCCAGTATTTTTTATAGTTTTCATCATTATCCGTCAAATATCCCAATGCGGTTATGTAATTTGAAAGTGCATCTATCCAAACATAAACCACATGCTTGTCATCGAAGCTTACAGGCACACCCCATGTAAATGTTGTCCTTGATACTGCCAAGTCTTCCAGTCCAGGCCTTAAAAAGTTATTAAGCATCTCATTCCTTCTTGATACAGGCTGGATGAAATCGGGGTTCTCTTCAATATGCTTTATCAGTCTGTCCTGATATTTTGAAAGTTTGAAGAAGTAGGATTCTTCCTTTGTAAGCTCTACTTCCCTTCCGCAGTCGGGACACTTTCCATCTGCCAATTGAGTCTTTGTCCAGAAGGATTCGCATGGTGTGCAGTACCATCCCTCATATTCACTCTTATAAATATCGCCCTGATCATAGAGTTTCTTGAATACTTTTTGTACAACTTCTTCATGATACTTATCTGTGGTTCTGATGAACTTATCATTGGTGATCTTCATCAGCTTCCATAAATCCTTAATCCCACTAACTATTTCATCAACATATTCCTTTGGTGTAACGCCTTTGTCCTCTGCTTTTCTCTGTATCTTCTGCCCATGCTCATCTGTCCCTGTCAGAAACATTACATCATAGCCTCTCAGCCTCTTATATCTTGAAGTTGTATCAGCCGCAACCGTTGTATAGGAATGGCCGATATGCAGTTTATCACTCGGGTAGTATATGGGTGTGGTAATGTAAAATGTTTTATTGGACATGTTATTCCTCCTGCTAGAATTTTTCATCTTTATAATAAATTTTTATAATATTGTCTCCTATAACCAATAATAATACTATACCTATTTAAAATGAATTTTTCAAGCTACATATGCATTAAAAGCTATATAATTCTTACATGAGAGGGGCAGTTTTTTTGGATCAAAAATATATTAGCGGCACAAAGCTCATTACACGCTACGTTTATAGGGTTTTCCCCCTAGTCAACAAGGAGCTTCACAAAATAGCCGGCTTATGCATCAATTCAAAAGATAGAATACTTTCAGACCTTGCATTAAGAAGCATTCAGAAAAAAAAATTCCACGCTCAGGGTGGGTCGGTGTATGCATTGTATCCAAAAGCCCACATGGACGAAACCGTAAAATTTATCGTAAGCTTCCAGACCATAAGCGACTACCTTGATAATCTGTGCGACAGTGCAGGTATATATGATGAAAAGGCATTTCGCCAGCTCCATTATGCAATGCAGGATGCTGTTACTCTAGGCAGTAAAAACTCCGATTACTATAGGTTTTATCCTTACAAGGAGGATAACGGCTACCTAAATGCACTGGTTGACCGATGCAAAAAGCAGATAGCCAAGCTTCCCTCCTATGATCTTATAAAAGAGCCCTTAAAAAAGCAGGTAGAATTGTATTCGGACCTTCAGTCCCTAAAGCATCTGTCAGTAAATACCCGTGAGAAAAAGCTGCAGTCATGGTCTATTGGATATCTCCCACAATATAAAGAAATCAGTACCTGGGAATTCTCAGCCGCCACTGGGTCAACCCTTAATATTTTCCTTCATTTTGCTTCTGCATGGGACAGGCACCTGACTAAAGAGGATGTTAGGAGCAACGAAAAAGCATATTTCCCATGGATAAACGGCCTGCATATACTTCTTGACTACTATATAGATTACGCAGAAGATATCGAAACTAATGAATTAAATTTTACAAGCTACTATAACGATCAAAAGGAATGTGAAAAAAGGCTTATGTATTTCACAGACAGCTCCCTTAACGCTTGTGCAGGCCTCAAATACCCTGAATTTCACACAACCATAGTCAAAGGCCTTTTGGCAATGTATTTGTCAGATCCGAAAGCATATAAAGGTTTTAACAGATTTACAAGTAAATCCATACTGAGAAACTCCGGGAGAACAAACACTTATTTTTACCATAAAGTATGCAAAGTACTAAGGCTTTCAGGTGCTATTTAACAAGTAATTTTTCATTCTCCCTTTAGTTCATTCTTACATAAACCATATCCGCCAGCCTGTATAAAATATCCTTGGGATAAGAATCCGGGAGCTTGTCCAGGCTTTTTTGTGCCTTGTCTATATGGGCTCTTACTCTGTCATAGCACTTTTCCATAATTCCTGTTTTAGTGATTGCTGAGCAGATCTTTGATATGGTATCATCATCAAACTGTCTTTGCTCAATCACACTTTTTACCCATTGCCCATTTGCCTTATTGCCCAGCAAATATATAATGGGCATTGATATAATCCCCTGCCTTAGGTCTTCTCTTTTTGGTTTTCCCGTCAGTTCACTTGAGCCGCATAAATCCAAAATGTCATCAGTAATTTGAAACGCAAGACCAAGATTTAATCCATACTCACCTATAAGATCTATCTCTTCCGCTGCAGCGTTTTGAGCCGCTGCTCCCGCTTGACAGCAGCACTTTAATAGTATTGCAGTTTTGCAAGCTATTTTTTCATAGTATTTCTCAAGGGTGCATTCACAATTAAATCTGTCCTCTGCCTGTATAATCTCTCCTACACACATGCTCTGTATGGCCTCTACCATATACTCCATACCACTGGTTAATCTCCTTGAAGCAAGAATACCAAAAGCCTTTGCAAACAAATAGTCACCGCCTAATACGGCAAAGTTATTACCCCATAAGCTGTTTATGGACGGTCTGTTCCTCCTAAGTGCCGAATTGTCTACAATATCATCATGGATAAGGGATGCCATATGAATTAACTCCGATGCTACGGCAGTTTGCAAAAGCTCAGGTGAATTTTCTCCATAAACAAGGCCACTGTAAATTACCAGCAGCGGCCTTATTCTCTTTCCTCCTGCTTCTAAAATGTGCGTACACATATTCCTGATAGTACCGCAGCTGTCCGACACAACCTTAATCAAATCAGCCTCAACCTGCTTCAACTCCGGAATATTCTTAAAGTCCAGCTTACCATTATATTGCCTAACTTCAGACTGCTCCTTTATAATCTCCAATGCCATTTCTCCTTTTGAATCTATTGTCTTAATTGTTTTACAATCATCATTTTAATCCTAAGTTATTTTGTCCAAATACCGTAGATTAATACAATATAATCCAAAGGAAACTGTTTTATTATTTGTTCATGACTATGGATTTAGCTATTGTAATGGCTTCATCAATTGAGCTAAAATCCCCCCGCACATAGCTAATGCTGTAGTACACGCCGTTATCCATCCAACCCAAAATGTGGACATCATCGTTATAAGTCCAATGGCATTCTATTCCTTCTACCGATACAATCGTAGAGTCATCTTTAACATCTTTGATTCTGTCATATTCCTTAACAGGCCAGTCAGCTTCTGTTATTATTAGGCTCAATGTTTTGTCCCCAGCACTATACTCTCCCTGAAACATCTTACAGCTCTTATTCAAAGGATCCATTCCAATCATTTTAATAGCTATATTGTAGTTTCCCGGCAAACTTTCTGGAACTTTGACCTTAAATCCCACCATCTTCTCTATTTCAGCCGTTGTTGCACTTTTGGGAAGATATGATTGAGATCGTATAACACCAATATCATTTTGTGCATCATACGGTTTTGCCATGTTATTTATAAAATGCTCAGCTATTGATTTAGCTTTGTCGTAGGTAATATCTTCATTCACACTATGAAGCTCATAAAAAGCTCCTTTATATTCCCATAAAAGCTTATGGCTTATCTTTATACCTACTGGAATCTGCTGCATATCATGGTTTGGATATATCCCATCAGCACCTACTTCTCCCCAGTAGAACTTGGTACCCTTAACATCAATTACCTTTTTATTTTCAAGGAAATCAATATAATTATCCTTTGAAACGCTTAAACTAATAGTATTATTCTTACTGTAATAAATGCCCGACAAGCTCACAGTTGCATTGTCTGATTTTCTTACTCCTTTGTTCTTTTGAAAACACTTATAGCCCCCCCATAATTCTGACGGAATATGAATATTAAATCCAGCCTCTCTTGTAAGCTCTTCATCGGTCATGCCAGTATAATCATATGATATTTCCATTTCTCCGGAATCATTAACTTCTACCTTTACAGGCTTATATCCATCCTCCGTTTTAATCATCACATATATCCAACTCCTAACAGCATCAATACCATGTGCAGCCGCCACTCTGGCTTCTTTTGAAAATACAAGCGTAAGTCCAGGTGCTAAAACAAAGATCAGAAAGGCTGCCGCAAGGTAACCTTTAATGTTCAGTTGCAGAGGAAATACATTCTTTGCCATGCTTTCCAGTCTAGATGATTTCTTTATGTTTTTTATTTTGTCCTCTACTTCTTTCAGTATCTCTTTACGGGGCTCAATGTTCATAGCTTCAGTATCCAATAATCTACGGATTTGATCATCAAACTTTTCTTTATCATGCATTTGTGCCACACTCCTTTCCACCATACATATATCCTTCTTTTACAAGCTCTTTATGTAGAAGTTTTCTCCCATTATGCAGCCTTGATTTTACTGTACCTTGAAAACACTTGAGCACCTGAGCTATTTCTTTTATGGACAAATCGTTATAGTAATACAGTACTATAGTAGTCCTTAGGGGTAAGCTCAATTTGTGAAGTGCACATTTTATAAGCCTTGAGTATTCCCTCTGCTCCACAATTTTGTCAA contains:
- a CDS encoding 3D domain-containing protein, whose protein sequence is MLPLARNIKRYFSWNKFTIGLLAVVISVLAGVGLYFNMKKEVIIYDDGRKIVIKTIKSTVGDALDQVGIKLSPDDYTNVKPETKLQKKSINEIHIKRAVPINVVVGGRQQKFMTTAQTVKDALAKKSISVNAMDKVEGAKLNDKITKDMKFSIVRVKEEIVSEEIPIPYKTISKDNPKLKHGIKRSVREGSEGKKEKIYKVVTEDGKEVQRTLLKESVALNPVDKIVEHGTALGYKTSRGDFLRYEKVLNMRATAYTASYADTGKHPGHPEFGITYTGVRARKGIIAVDPRVIPLGTKVYVEVAGNTPDYGYAVAADIGSAIKGDLIDLYFDSQSYVNKWGCKRVKVYILSE
- a CDS encoding TatD family hydrolase — protein: MLFDSHAHYDDEKFQDDRDDIIKKAYEEGVSYILNAASDIDTSLTSMDLAQKFDFVYAAVGVHPHSASTMDESTIARITEMVRSPKVVAIGEIGLDYYYDYSPKDVQKYWFKRQLELAIELSMPVIIHDRDAHEDIINIMKESKISQVGGVMHCFSGSREMAKILLDMGFFLSFGGPVTFKNAKKAIDVLQYVPMDRMLIETDSPYLSPEPLRGKRNDSRNVRLVAEKIAEIKGLDFETIASETLNNARRLFGI
- the metG gene encoding methionine--tRNA ligase, which produces MSNKTFYITTPIYYPSDKLHIGHSYTTVAADTTSRYKRLRGYDVMFLTGTDEHGQKIQRKAEDKGVTPKEYVDEIVSGIKDLWKLMKITNDKFIRTTDKYHEEVVQKVFKKLYDQGDIYKSEYEGWYCTPCESFWTKTQLADGKCPDCGREVELTKEESYFFKLSKYQDRLIKHIEENPDFIQPVSRRNEMLNNFLRPGLEDLAVSRTTFTWGVPVSFDDKHVVYVWIDALSNYITALGYLTDNDENYKKYWPADVHLVGKEIVRFHTIIWPAMLMALGEPLPKQIYGHGWLLLEGGKMSKSKGNVVDPVVLIEKYGLDAIRYFLLREVPFGSDGVFSNEALINRINSDLANDLGNLVSRTVAMIDKYFGGVMPSEYQDGEFDEDLKGTVMATPEKVEELLDKLQYNTALTEIWKTISRVNKYIDETMPWVLAKDEANNKRLAAVMYNLAESLRIISVLIQPFMPETPEKIWNQLGIMGSTHILDWDSSKTWGKYPGGTKVNKGDVIFPRIDIKKELEELEKMAATNTESKSDEKAPDENSYITIDDFAKVDLRVAKVLKAERVEGADKLLKLKLEMGEEVRQVVSGIAKHYSPDEMVGKYVILVANLKPVKLRGIESQGMILAASDDKSLVLAAIDKEIGSGAKVK
- a CDS encoding tetraprenyl-beta-curcumene synthase family protein yields the protein MDQKYISGTKLITRYVYRVFPLVNKELHKIAGLCINSKDRILSDLALRSIQKKKFHAQGGSVYALYPKAHMDETVKFIVSFQTISDYLDNLCDSAGIYDEKAFRQLHYAMQDAVTLGSKNSDYYRFYPYKEDNGYLNALVDRCKKQIAKLPSYDLIKEPLKKQVELYSDLQSLKHLSVNTREKKLQSWSIGYLPQYKEISTWEFSAATGSTLNIFLHFASAWDRHLTKEDVRSNEKAYFPWINGLHILLDYYIDYAEDIETNELNFTSYYNDQKECEKRLMYFTDSSLNACAGLKYPEFHTTIVKGLLAMYLSDPKAYKGFNRFTSKSILRNSGRTNTYFYHKVCKVLRLSGAI
- a CDS encoding polyprenyl synthetase family protein is translated as MEIIKEQSEVRQYNGKLDFKNIPELKQVEADLIKVVSDSCGTIRNMCTHILEAGGKRIRPLLVIYSGLVYGENSPELLQTAVASELIHMASLIHDDIVDNSALRRNRPSINSLWGNNFAVLGGDYLFAKAFGILASRRLTSGMEYMVEAIQSMCVGEIIQAEDRFNCECTLEKYYEKIACKTAILLKCCCQAGAAAQNAAAEEIDLIGEYGLNLGLAFQITDDILDLCGSSELTGKPKREDLRQGIISMPIIYLLGNKANGQWVKSVIEQRQFDDDTISKICSAITKTGIMEKCYDRVRAHIDKAQKSLDKLPDSYPKDILYRLADMVYVRMN